A stretch of DNA from Lotus japonicus ecotype B-129 chromosome 4, LjGifu_v1.2:
ATCGGGAAATGTTTTCCCATTACAGaatcggaaaaacattttccattacagaatcggaaaatgtttttccgattTTACAGTAACCCAGAAACCAGAACTGGAAACGACCCACTCGTGCCCATGACCGTTTCATGCCATTTCAGTCAATaaaacctacctctaatcaataatcaactaccctagtgttcaacattcacctaataatccatcaactacctctaatcatcaatcaatgtgagagaatcaataaaaatcaaacttaccttttgaatgtaatggaatgggAGTTCCGGTGCTTTGAGgaagctttgatgatgatgggACCGAAGCTTGGAGTGGTGGAACGCAAGTTTGGGAGagatttggggagggaaatggtTTCAAAACCTATCTGATGTTGTTATATCAATacgaatcggtaaatgataaaCCGATACgtatcggaaaatcatttaccgatattAATCCTGAGGGTTTccggtaatttccccactttaagtggggtggGAAGCCTAAGGGctggggtgttaaacccaattCCCCCTCCCCACCCGCCAAACCCTGCAGATTTTTTCTTCTTAGAACACAAGAAGATGGTAGAACAAAAGGGCCAAACTCAAGCTTAAGTTCCCAAAACTTGAAGCAATTGAAGCTCCTAAATCACGATTGAAACCAGTCGCAAAATAGATGTGGGTCAAGACTcgagagagatagaaaaaggGACGGTGAGAGAGAGAAGCAGAGAGGGACACGAGACAGGGTGACACCGGCGAGAGAAACGAAATGGCCGTGCCTCGACGGCGGAGCTGTTGGCCGCTGGCGCGGAGGTGAACGCAGTGGTGCGTGTCGTTCGTGGGCTCGAAGGCAACACACACCATCCCCATTCGCGGAGACAAACCTGACAACGATGGTGGAGGAGCGACGGTGGAGCTTGACTGGGTTACAACAGTGGTGGGCTTATTACTCTACCACTCTAACCACCTTTCGGGACTTATCATCTCGCTCATGAACGATTCCATTAAAATTGTTCTTGCAAAATTCTTCTAGGGTCTTCCGAGGAATGTTTGGATGGAACCAATTGAAGGTTGAAGATCAGTATGTGCAATGATGGGGCAGTTTTGGAAGGAGAAGTCATTAGGTTGATCCGGATCCATTCAACTGAGAATTGCAGAAAGCCAGAAACTATCTTTCCCTTAattgaaatttcaaattaatttaaggacatatttataattttaaatggtTGGAAAATGTCTTTCAGATTGAATTAGTGCTAAATATCCTATCTTTCACGGTGAATAACCCGATCACACTTTCATGCTAGTCGCCACCTAAATGTAATTTATCTTGACAACACTAACTATTATAGTTTCATGAATAAGATTTTATAGATCTAGAAATTAGAATCAGATAGATTAATTTAGCTTATTGATACAACACTACCTAAATCTAGTTTATGAAACCTAAGCCTACCTACGGGAGATTAAAATCAAGTAGTTGTAAATCATCTACTTCTACACAATCCTACAAGATCCTAATTCATGGAACAACAAAATACCTattgaaaattatatttcaGAACTatactttacttgaaattaATGTGGAGCTAGCGCTACAAATGAATTGTTTTATAAGTCTAATCATCTTCCTAGACCTATAAAATGTTTACTTAGATTGGATAAAATGGGTACAATTTATGTTCAACTTGTTTAGATCTCTTATGTCTCATTTCTCTTGTGTTTGGTCGAATGGTGGTTTAATTTGTCTTGACTGACTAATTTTGTTCGTTTGTAAGTTGTAACCACGGTTTTCCTCCGCCATAAATGAGGCTTATTTAATAaagaatatatattaaaaaaaggtGCAACTTTGTCTTTGCAAGAGCTTCGCCGTAGAGAGAGTTTCACCAAGACTACAagggaaaaatataaaaaaattcactaCGAAGATGAAGGAAAGGAGATCAGCTTACTAAAGGAAGCAACTTCAAATGCAATGGAATGTGACTATGTGAGGGATGGTGAAGAGAGGGAATGTGAGGGATGACGAGGAAGAGGAAGTGTGAAATGGTGAGACAGAGGAAGTGAGTGATGGttaagaagaggaagagagggATGGTAATGTTTGATGAGGCAGCCCTTCATAGTATTGCAATCCAAATTAGATAGGATGGCAAGTTCAGCCTTTCcatttcattaataattttagTGTAGAAATAAAACTAAATCATACAATTTAAAGAAATTATATAACTAATGAACATTGAACAATAGATAAAAAGAATCCAACTCATGGTCCTATCTACAATACTCACACAAGCTAATATCATCGTCCTCATCATCGAGTAATACCCATCCACCCGTCTTCACTCTCCAGCCTTTGCATGTACTCTTGATGTGGCATAGTGGGTTATGATTGCGCTCAAGAGGTGAATTTTTTTTCCACATGAAGCCCAACGGTCGTTTAACTTTATTCCTGCAGCTTACAATACACTTGGACTTTCTCAGAAAACACATGTTCTCGAGTCCTTGTTTTCTCAACTCATCATTTTTGGAGCATAATAAAATCATACCATACACATATTTGGCTTCCTTGTGACCTTTTGAGCCGTCATCTTCAAGATTTCAAGACTATTAATCTTTCCATGTGGATAATTAAAATACTCTCGCTGACCATCTCGAAACAAGCTTTCAATGTTCACAAAATCCCTACAACGACTCAAGAACCATGAAGCTTTGTCATTAGACCACTGGGTTAAAGGGAACTTGTCCAAAGAAACTCTTTGCCAAACATAACTATCATCTGTAGCGTCTAGAAAATCTTTACAACATGTTTTGATGGTGTGAAGGTCAATGAATGAGTCTGAAGCCACTTTTGCAATCACCTCTACTAACAAGTCTCTCGGAAGCAATTTGATGGCAGCGGTAGGGTTGAGACTTGGAAGCTGTTTTGTGGAAGAGGTGGAGTAGGAAACTTTATGAGTGTGCCTTCTCTTGCTTCTTGCCCTCTTCACTAATCTTGGATGCACCATGGTTAACAAAATATTGACTCTGATATTCAGAAAGAAAACATATGTAGAGCTAAAATGACTTGATTGATGAAGAGTTTTGCAATCACCTCTATATATATGGATATTCCGCTCCtcaaaaacctcacaaaataATGTTACTTAACAAGGAAAGAAGTCATAATTGTCTATGTTTTGATTAGTTTATATTTcagtatttaattttatatcaaattaaattattttcaattaaaataattttaatttttactatctttattaaaatatttaaattttccaTCACTATAATTGTTTTTTGGTACATTCCATCACTATAAATGcgatttcagaaaaaaaatcattataaatGCACAAGGAAAGAAGTCACAATTGTCAATGTTTTAATTAGTTTAtatttcaatatttaattttatatcaaattaaattattttcaattaaaatacttCTAATTTTTACTAtctttattaaaatatttaaacttTCCATCATTATAAATGCAATTTCAGAAAAATCATTATAAATGCACAAGTTATTTTCCAAATatctaaaaaattatattggtaaaagttatattaataaaaatactttattaattaaatatacaAATAAAATTATACAGGTCAAATGtttatattgaatttttaaCTTAACAATTATGTAATAATTTTATggaaaatttaatactaaaacTCCTAAactaaatttgaaaaattaaatgtgattttaaataagtaaccaattaattaaatatacaAATAAAATTATACATGTCAAATGATTATATTGAATTTTTAACTTAACAATTAtgtaacaattttatggaaaattTAATACTCATATTCCAAAactaaatttgaaaaattaaatgtGATTTTAAACAAgtaatcaattaattaaatatacaAATAAAATTATACAGGTCAAATGtttatattgaatttttaaCTTAACAATTATGTAATAATTTTATggaaaatttaatactaaaattacaaaattaaatttgaaaaattagatGTGATTTTAAACAATTAATCAATTAGACAGTTTTACCTTTTACTATTTTTaaggaaaaattaattttgttttcttaaACATAAATGCAACGGTATATGTAAATATTTAGCAATAATAATAAAGAAATTATTTTACTATTAAaacttaattaatattttaatttcagttttattattaaattataattttcaaatatttttttttgaaagcaaagtGGATATTATTAATATAGAGACCTGAGCCAAAATAACTCTAGGTAGAGCAATACATAGTGTAAGATCAGTCTAAGGACAAATTGACCCAAAAACAACCAGAGATGTTAAAAAAACTCACCACCAACCCGCATAATGACTATATGCGTCACCCAAGACAAgtcctcattaaaaccttgttaGAAAAAACTCAGTGAGATAAAAACctaacaaggaaaaagagtaccactgTCTTGGGTTAGTCATTCCGCAATTGAACAAAAACAATACATTTGTTGCCCTCCTCTGGTCAAAATTCCTCTAACTGAGAGGAACACATCAAGCAAAAAAATGGCAGCACCAAcgtcatcatcaacaacaattaaaaacaacagcagcagcagcttCAGCGACAGTAACAACAACAGCAAACAATAACAGCACCAGCACCCAAGTTCAGCGAAAATAACAGCAACAGCACAACAGCAACAATCAGTAACAGCAACAACGACAGCAGCGTGGACAACAACACTTCCAGCAACAGCAAAACAGCGCCAGCGACAGTAACAGTAACAGCAAACAATAATAGCACCAGCACACAAGTACAGCGAAAATCACAGtaacagcacaacaacatcaatcagcaacagcaacaacgACAGCAGCGTGAACAACAGCACTTCCAGCAACAGCAAACAGCGCCAGCGACAGTAACAGTAACAACAAACAATAACAGTACCATCACCCAAGTTCAGCAAAAAAAAACTGCAACAGCACAACAGCATCaatcagcaacagcaacaacgACAGCATCAAGAACAAACAGCACTTCCAGCAACAGCACCAGCAATAAATTCAACAGCAAAAATCTGCAAGGGGCATAACTACACCAGCAACTTTATGGCCACGACACGCACTCCAGCAAATTGTGATTTGTGAGCAAATATTAGATGTCTTTGTTGATTACCTGCAAGCTAAAGCAACAATAATACCAACCAAATACTAACACCCAACCTCCCATGGGATTAAACCTCAAAAAACAACCAGACCGGTTCCTCACAAAAGCAACCTTGTTTAGCCAACTCATCTGCCTCTGCATTCCCTTCCCTCAAAATGTGATTTACCCTTACACACCACCAGCGACATTAAGTAATCTATCATATTCAACTCATTTGTGAGCTTCCATGGTCTATTTTTCCCCCTATGACCCATCCGATTGCTAAAGTGGAATCGCTCTCAACCTCCACAGAAACAAGCAGATGTTGTTGGCAAAAAAGCAAAGCATACAGAATGGCCAGAACCTCCGCCTCATCTGCTCTTTGGACCTCTACTTTTCTAGAAAATTTTCCTACAACAATCCCCGCACTATTCCTCAAGATCCCACCAACTCCACCACAACCAGATTGAAAAGACCCGtccacattaaattttaaaatgaggCCTTGCGGGGGTTTCCAAGGCACAACAAAGCGAGCACTCACCTTTTCAACAACATCAATTTTTGTGAATCCCCTAGCAAACTGATCGGCCCCATAAGGACACTCCTTCCACCATGCCTTTATCCAAGAGAATAACATGAACAAGTGAGATTCCCAGACTTCTTCTGCAATATACAACTTGTCATTAAAAATAACATCATTACGAGCCCGCCACACCACCCAGCATATCGCATATGAGATCCAATCCCAGGGATTCTTGAAGTACTTTAACATAATGAGCCCCATTCTGCCAAACACACCTGAAAAGAGCCTGTGGCATCGTCCACGAGACACCTTCTCTATACAATACAGCTACCCATAAGATCCATACCTTCGGACAATGCAAGAAAAGATGGGTCATAGATTCAGCTTGTGATGAACAGAGCACGCACGCCACTCCCTCCTCCAAAGCCACACCTCGACGCGCCAAGTTCGCCTTTGTGGCCATCCTGTTTTTCTGCACCTGCCACATAAATAAAGCAATTTTTGATGGTAAAATAGGCCTTAATAATTTTGGAGCCATCCAACCCTCCTCCGTGAATCAGCGTGCCTCAACAACTGCACAAAGGGACTTCACAGTAAATAAACCCATATTATCATGTTTCCATACGATGCAATCTGAATCTGCATTAACCCCCTGCTTAGGAACCAACTGCTATAGAACAGTCTGGAAATCATTGTGTTGTTCTCTTTCCCACCCCAGGAAGTCCCGCACAAAAGATATATTCCATACCCATTTATGACCAGCCGCCGTTCCACATTCCAAGACCGTGGCTCTCTTATGCGATGCTAGTGCAAATACACGAGGGAAGATGAGCCTGAAAGGGCCCGGACCTGTCCAATGATTTATCCAAAATAATACACCAGCCCCCCGGCCCACCTGACAAGCTAAACCATCCCTGAAAACACTCCCAACCAACCCGCTTTCACTCCATATGGCACGCACATCTGCCAAAGGTgtggataattttttttggtataacATATCTAAATTCAAGGAGATTAAATCCACAGGCAGATCATATTTTTTACAAATCACCTCCCGCCATAAAGCCTATTTCTCCCTTCCAAACCTCCAAACCCACTTTAATAACATTGCCTTATTTTTCCACTCAAGAAAGCCTACCCCCAGACCCCCATACTGATTCCCCTTACATAAGTCCTCCCAAGCCACCCACCTTATTTTATTGTCACCCGACACACCTCCCCACAAGAAACGCCTCATAACCTACTTTATTCGCAAAATAATACCCTTTGGGGCTCGATAAAGTGCCATATAATATAAAGGAACAACATTAAAAACAGATTTTATGAGAACCAACCTCCCGCTCAAAGATAAAAAGCGTGAACTCCAATTACCTAGCTTGGCTGAGAGTCTCTCTAA
This window harbors:
- the LOC130713108 gene encoding uncharacterized protein LOC130713108, which gives rise to MVHPRLVKRARSKRRHTHKVSYSTSSTKQLPSLNPTAAIKLLPRDLLVEVIAKVASDSFIDLHTIKTCCKDFLDATDDSYVWQRVSLDKFPLTQWSNDKASWFLSRCRDFVNIESLFRDGQREYFNYPHGKINSLEILKMTAQKVTRKPNMCMV